ATATATTAGATGTGAATTTTCAAGGCAACAGAACCAAAAATTTAAACAAGCTGACACAACTAAATTTCTATTCTTGCCGATTTTTTCGTAATAATGTGTACGCTCCAGTATTTCTTTTCCAACCCTGTAAATATAATCTATTTCAAAAAGATGATATAAATTACCAATCAGCGTTATCTCATAGGACTCCCATCGTTCCTTCTGGAATAAATAGTCATATACTAAATTTAGATCTTCTCTACTAACTACATAATTACAATCTATCTGATTTAATAATCCCTGAACCATAATTGTATTTATTTTATGAGTTTTTTCCCCATTCTTCTCAAAAAGTTTTTGTTGCTCATTTTTTATTTCCTCCAATCCTTTAGTATTCAAACTATAAAAATTCGGAGATAAATTAACCAAAAAATCATCAAGCTCCGTTCTTTTATAATGTTCTAGGTGATTACAAAAATTCTCTATCGAAACATTGATATTTGATAATAATTTAAAGAACGTTGAAAGAGAAATTTCATTTTCTCCTCTTTCAAATCTAGAAAGTTGAGATTTTGATATAGAATCAGCTGCAGCATACTCTAAAGAATATCCGTTTAATTTTCTAAAATATCGAAAAGCTTCTCCATAATTTTTCACAATTTCGTTCCCTTAACTTTCTTTTCTAGCGATAAACATACCATATTCTTTAGGAATGATCAACATACCATTATTAAACTCACTTTCCAATCTTTTACGTATTATTTCCTCTTCTAGTGAGCCTATTTCTGAAATTCCTTTAAACGATTGGATGTATTTAACTAGGTCATCTATACTAGTTACCTGTAACTCATCATCATAGAGTAATGTATCGACAGAGTTAAAATACCTACTCAGGTACCTTTTACCATTTTGTAAAGTAAACGTTTTATTTTCTAAATCTTGATTAACCTCATCTTTAAATAAACTTGCCAAATAATTTACAACTCCATTTTCACCAAATGTAGCACAGTAAAAAATTCCTCCGGTTTTTAAGACCCTATTTACCTCAGAGAGAGCTTTAGGAATATCATTCACATGATGTAAAAGCATATTAGCAATAACAATATCAAACGTTTCATTCTCAAAAGAAATCTTTTGAATATCCATTATCTCATAGTTGACATTGTCTCTATTTCCAATCACTGACTTCGTTGATTTTACCATATCTTTAGAAAAATCTGTAACAACCAACTGCTTCATTTTATCTATAGAATCACTATTACTTTTCCACAGTTCTCCTGTACCACATCCCAATTCTAGAACCTTTACTTCATCAGTGATTTGGTAGTTAGAAAATATCCAATTATTAAATCCCAATTTATTTTTTGAATACTTCTTATGCAATTCTACTCGAATATCAAGATTATCATGACTTTTATATTGTTCAATTACTTTATCAATCATTTTAAATGACCTCCACTCTATAATTTGACATTATATCACAAGAATAAAGATAGTGTTAAATAAGTTGTATAAATGCAAAAAAGGAATATTCCGTTATAGCAGAGTTGTAACACATTTCTATAAAGAAATTTATTCCTACGACTCAGTTTGGCATGCTTAACTTCCTAACTCAAAAACAAAGCATCGATTAATTTATCCGTTCTTCTTTTGAAACAGATTTGAACTGATAATTGCTCGTTTTAATTTAAAAAGCTCTTTTAAGCAAAACTTCATTTTTTTAAGAGTCCAAGGCTTGTTGAAGACTCACAAGCCTTGGACTAGAAATTCAAAGATTGGTCCAGCAATTTCTGTCTATCGCTTTTCTACTAGCAAAAAACCTACCTTGAGGCAAGTTTTCATTTATATATCTAATTTCGTAACAGTAAATTTGATGTGGGAATAGTCTTTTTCAACATCCTTATCCAGCAAGAACGCTGTGGCATCCTTCTTAACTTGAACCAGGTCAATATTCTGGGCTTGGGCTGCATAGACGCATCCACAATAACATTGACGGTAGATGTCATACTCTTCACACATCTCTACTGAACGTTTGTAGCCTTGATTTTTCTTGAAATCGCTGGGAAGATAATGAGTTGTGTAAATCTTTTGCACATCGATTCCGATGCTGTTAATGGTTTGAGA
Above is a genomic segment from Streptococcus sp. SN-1 containing:
- a CDS encoding Rgg/GadR/MutR family transcriptional regulator encodes the protein MKNYGEAFRYFRKLNGYSLEYAAADSISKSQLSRFERGENEISLSTFFKLLSNINVSIENFCNHLEHYKRTELDDFLVNLSPNFYSLNTKGLEEIKNEQQKLFEKNGEKTHKINTIMVQGLLNQIDCNYVVSREDLNLVYDYLFQKERWESYEITLIGNLYHLFEIDYIYRVGKEILERTHYYEKIGKNRNLVVSACLNFWFCCLENSHLIYADYFEMKLKKLLKDDTKVFEKSTFKFVEGYKIYLTESKESGIKQMNNVIKYFEFIESKSIALYFQKRLNELVD
- a CDS encoding class I SAM-dependent methyltransferase; translated protein: MIDKVIEQYKSHDNLDIRVELHKKYSKNKLGFNNWIFSNYQITDEVKVLELGCGTGELWKSNSDSIDKMKQLVVTDFSKDMVKSTKSVIGNRDNVNYEIMDIQKISFENETFDIVIANMLLHHVNDIPKALSEVNRVLKTGGIFYCATFGENGVVNYLASLFKDEVNQDLENKTFTLQNGKRYLSRYFNSVDTLLYDDELQVTSIDDLVKYIQSFKGISEIGSLEEEIIRKRLESEFNNGMLIIPKEYGMFIARKES